The Stigmatella ashevillena genomic sequence GATCGGATAGCCCGCCTCGGAGTACGCCTTGAGAAGCGCCCGGAAGCAGCGCCCGGCGCGCTGCCGCTCCTCTGCATCCTGGCGATTGAACAGAATGAGGTGCAGGGCGCGGCTCATCCGAGGGCCGCAGACATACTCGGTGACGAACTCGAAGCCATGCTCCGCCAGGATGCGCCGCGACAGGGCTTGGTGCTCGTTGGCGATCTTGCCCACCATCGGGGTGGCCGGCAGGAACCAGGTGGCCCCACCGCCGGGCCTCCACCGGAGCAGGTCCAGCTCATCCCGGGTGGGCTGGCCGCTGAACGTGGCGATGTGGATCTTCAGGATCCGGCTCTGCTCCGCCTCGGCATGGGAGATGTAGCGAGCCCTGCCGGAGCGGAGGAAGTGCGCTTTGATCCGCTCGATCATCGGCTGGAGGGCCTCCTCCGTGGGGCCATAGAACGCCCCGGAGACGAGCCATGCGCCCAGTCCATGCTTCTCCCGGAGCTCTTTGCGCAGCGCGTCGGGCAACGGCGTGCGTCCGCTGGTCCGCTCGAAGGGATAGGTCTCCTCGGTCCCCAGGGCGTAGAGATCGCTCGTCACCTTGAGGAGGGTGGGCACGGCGTTGTTGAGCTTGAGCGGACGGATCAGCTCGATGATGTCCCCGAAGTCCGCGTCATCGGGAAAGGTAAAGAAGAACGCGCGGATCACCGGCGGCCTGGGCATCAACCACACGCCCATCCGGGTGACGATGCCCAGGTTCGACTGCACGAAGAGGCCATCCATGAACGGCCCATACCCATACTTGGACAGGTACTGGGTCTTGGCCCCGGGAGACGCCCCATCGGAGGTGCGCAACACCTCACCGGTGGGCATGACCACCTCGTAGCCACAGCTCATGCCGAAGTGATCGAAGTACGGCGTGTAGCCCGCGCCCTTGTCGAGCGTGTTGCCCAGAATGCCGCCATCCGGTGGACCCGAGGTCGTGTCCATCATGAGCGTGTGGCCCCGCCGGCCCAGCTCTTCGTACATCTGCGCGTAGGTGACGCCGGGCTCCACCACGGCATAGGCGAGCGTCTCGTCAATCTCGACGATGCGGTTCATGCGCCGCCCCAGCTCCATGATGACCTGGCCGGGCCGGACCGGCGACTTGAGCCCGAGCCCCCGGTTCTCACCGGTACTTGTAGGCCAAAGCGATACACCGTGAGTGTTGGCCAGCCGGACCATCGTCTGCACCTGTCCGGTCGAATCGGGGAAGAGGACCCCGGAGGGAGGCCTCGGCCCACAGGGCAGGAAGTTGACACCGTACCGCGCCAGGGTTTCGGGGTTCGTGTCCACGGCCTCGGCGCCGAGTTGCTCGCGGAGGGCCGTGAAAAACAGCTCAATGGAAGAGGGCATGGGGCCATCATCCTGCCCCACCTGTCAGCGCTCTCCCAGTCTGGGCGGGCACTTCCATGTAATGTGCCGTTCCGAGACTCCATGCGCCCGTTCCTCTCCAGCGCCCGACAGATGTGTGCGCGGCATCCGCTGGCCGTGGGCCTCACCGCCACGTTCCTGATGAGCCTCCTTTTGAGGGTCCTGTACCTCCAGGCCTCTCCGGACCGGACCTGGCCGTTCTCCATCTTCTTTTATGGAGACTCGCGCTTCTTCCACCTGGCGGCCCTGGAGCACGTCCGGCAGCAACCCCTGCAAGCCACACTGCCCTATCACCCGCCCCTCTTCCCCTGGCTCCTGGGCACGCTGTACGGGCTGCTGGGGGAGCCCCATGGCAGTGCCTTGCCCTACAAGCTGAGCCTCGCGGTGCTCAACGCGGCCACGGTGGCGTTGTCCTGGGCGTGGTGGCGCCGACTGCTGGGGCCCGCCTGGAGCCTGTTGGCCGCGGCGCTCTTCGCGGCCAGCTTCGGGTGGCTGGTCTTGTCGACGACGTACAGCAACGAGGTGCTGTACGTGTTCTTCCTCTCCGCCACGTGTGGCCTCGTGCTCCACGCCCGTGAAGGAATGACGGGCAAGACCGTGGTGCTGCTGGGCGCCGTCATGGGGCTGGGCGCACTCACGCGGGCCGAGCACCTGTACCTCTGGCCCTTCCTGCTGGCCCATGGGGTCTTCCACCGGGCCCCCCAGGCCGCCCTGAAGCCCCTGCTCCTGCGCTGGGGGGCCGCCCTGCTCATCTGCCTGGCCGTTCTGGTCCCAAGCGCTCTGCGCAACGCGCGAATGCTCCAGGAACTCAACGCGCAGAGCCCGGAGCTCGAGCCCCTGCCGGAGCTGACGCTCGTCACCGCGTACGGCCCCATCAATTTCGCCATGGCCAACAATGCCCAGGCGACGGGGGGATTCACGCCAGACCTGATCAACCAGTTGGGGCAGAACGGCCGCCTCGACGCCTCGAACCCCGCTCAGCGCCACCTGCTGTTGCATGGCTATGCCGAGGGCCTGCGGTGGCTGGCCGGACACCCTGTCGACGCAGCCCGGTTGTGGGCCGCCAAACTGGACCGCTGGCTGGAAGGGTTGAGCCTGGGATTCGGGCTCTCGGACTGGCCCGCCGGCCTGCACGGCTCGCGCGCCCCCGTGGACGTCTTCGTTCCCGAGCGCCCCTGGCTGCACTGGCCCCTGGCGTTGCTCGTCCTCGCAGGGGGTGTGATGTCATTGCGCACCCCCTACCGGGCCTTCAGCCTTTGCACCGCCGTGGTCCTGCACCGCCTGCTCGTGACCCTGGCCTTCTTTGGCTACACACGCGGGATGCTGGCCGTCTTTCCCGCGCTGATACCGCTGCTGCTCCTGCCGCTAATTGCTGTCAGTCATTACCGCCCTGGCCTGTCTCGCAAGGTTCCCTTGATTTTAACGGCTGCCATGTTGTTTTTCTGGGTGGAAGCGGGCGTTCTTGCGTTCCAAGAACCTCGCAACTTCATGGCCAGCGGCAGCACCGATCGGGCCAGCGGCAAGCTCATCCAGGACGACTGGGTGCGAATCTGGCCGCAACCGTAAGCCCCCCCCTGTTCATGAGGGTGTTCAATTAACTACAATCGTTGTGCCTTGGGAGATTCTCCTTTAATAACCTCCATAAGGCACTCAGCCGCCCGCAGCCCTCCCCACCTCGTCCCGCTCTCACCGTGCTGCCCATCCCCCTGGGACTGGCTCAGGTCCCATTTGTCGTGGTCCCGTAGGAGAACTGAATGCGTCATGTCGCGAAGTTGACCGCCTGTTGTGCCCTGCTCAGTGCAGCGGCCAGCTGGGCGATCGTCCCCCCCGAGTCAGGCCCTGGAACCCTCGCGAGCAAGGCTTTCTTCAAGCCCGAGCTCACCCTGACCATCAGCAACGTGCCCCTGCGCGAGCTCCAGCCGCAGATGTCCACCGCGGGCCTGCGCTCGTGGGACGCGTTCTTCGCGCGCAACGGCCGCGAGTTCAATGTCTACCTGGATGCCCGGACGGGAACCCCCACCTCCATCCAGGGCTCCATCCCCCTCATCCCCGGTGACGGCGTGGGCAACCGCGTCACGCTCGACGGGCTGCGTCAGCGGCTCGGGCGCACCATCAAGCAGGTGGACGCGGCCACCGTCGCAGACCTCGTTGTCCAGTTCATCGCGGACAACCAGGACGCCATGGCCGTGGATCCCCTGATGCTCGGCGAGCCGCGCGTCACGCAGATCACCCCGCACCTCTGGCAGGTGCACATTCCCCAGGTGGTTGACGGCGTGCCCGTGCGGCACAGCCGCGTGGCGGCCACCATCAGCCACGGCAACCTCATCCTCATCGGCACCGAGGCGTGGTCCACGCCCCAGCAGCTCTCCGTGCGCCCCACGGTGGCCCCCGAGCAGGCGATCGCGTTCGCGGGTGACCGGTTGGGCCTGCTCGAGACGCCGAGCGTCCTGTGGATGCAGCCCACGCTGGAGATCGTCCCGCAGGTGCGCGCGGACGCACAGCGCGGCCAGACCTTCATCGGCAAGGTGGGCCAGGGCTACACCTACAACCTGGCGTGGACCTATGGCTTCCAGCATCCCGGGGAGATGGAGCACTGGAAGGTGACGGTGGATGCGCAGTCTGGCGAGGTGCTCGCCATGGAGGACGACAACCACTACCTCGACTCCACCATCAAGGGCGGCGTCTACCCCACCACCAACGTCGAGACGTGCGCCGACAACACCGTGTGCGGCACGATCCAGCCCAACTCCCCCATGCCGTGGGCGAACACGGGCTTCGCGGCCCCCGACAACTTCACGGATGGCGCGGGCGTCTACAACTACTCCTCGGGCACCGTCACCACGACGCTGAACGGCAAGTACGTCAAGATCAACGATGCCTGTGGCACCCCCAGCTTCAGCTCCACGACGGGCAACATCGACATGGGCGGTGAGACGGGCGACCACGACTGCGTCACCGACGGCGGCGGCACGGGCAACACGGCCTCGGCGCGCTCCTGCTTCTACGAGATCAACAAGCTGAAGGAGCAGGCCCGCGGCTGGCTGCCCACCAACACCTGGCTCCAGGGCCAGCTGACCGCCAACGTCAACATCAACAACACCTGCAATGCCTTCTGGAGCCCCCTGGAGGCGAACGTCAACTTCTACCGGAGCGGCGGCGGCTGCCGGAACACGGGCGAGATTGGCGCCGTGTTCGACCACGAGTGGGGCCACGGCATCGACGACTTCGACGCCAACGGCACGCTCAGCAACTCCAGCGAGGGCTACGCGGACATCGCCGCCATCTACCGCCTGCAGACCTCCTGCGTCGGCTTTGGCTTCTTCCACACCTCGGACCGTGGCTGCGGCAAGACGCTGGACGGCTCGGGCTACAACCAGAACGAGGCGCTGACGGGCGCGCCGTGGTGCAACACGAACTGCTCCGGCGTGCGCGACGCGGACTGGGAGAAGCACGTCAACAAGACGCCCGCCACCCCGGCCGAGTTCACGTGCACCCGCTGCACCGCGAGCTCGGGCCTGTGCGGCAAGCAGGTGCACTGCTCCGCCGCTCCCGTGCGCCAGGCCGCGTGGGACTTCGTCGCGCGCGATCTGCGCGCCGCGCCGTACAACTACGACTCGAACACCGCCTTCATGGTGGCCAACAAGATCTTCTACCAGGGCAGCGGCAACGTGGGCACGTGGCACGGCTGCAACTGCACCGCAGGCACCTCGGACGGCTGCGGCGCCACCAACGGCTACATGCAGTGGCTGGCGGCGGACGATGACAACGGCACCCTGGCGGACGGCACCCCGCACATGACGGCCCTCTACGCGGCGTACAACCGCCACAAGATCGCCTGCGAAACGCCGGCCCCCGTCAACTCGGTCTGCACCACCGCGCCGGCCTCGGCCCCTACCCCCACCCTCACCGGGGGGGATGGCCAGGTCTCCCTGCAGTGGACGCCCGTGAACAACGCCTCCGAGTACTGGGTGATGAAGACGGAGGGCTTCGCGGGCTGTGACTTCGGCAAGGCGAAGATCGCCACCGTCACGGGCTCCAGCTACGTCGACAGCGAGGTGGCCAATGGCCGTGCGTACTGCTACTCGGTCGTGGCGGCCAGCTCGAACGCCGCCTGCTACAGCAAGAGCAGCACCTGCACCTGTGTGACGCCGACGTGCGCGGCCCCGTCGGTTCCCACCCTCGGCGCACCCGACTCCGGTACCACGGGCGTGGAGCTGGCCGCGGTCCTGGATTGGGCGGATTCGGCGAGCGGCGCCTACGACGTGCAGGTGGCCACGGACACCGACTTCACCACCGTGGTGGCATCCGCCACTGGCGTGATGACCAGTCAGTGGGCCGTCTCCCCCTCCCTGAACATCTCCACCACCTATTACTGGCGGGTGCGGGCCTCCAACTCCTGCGGCGGTGTCAGTGACTGGAGTGCGCCGCGCTCCTTCACCACGCGCGGCTGTGTGACGCTGCAGGCGCCCTCGCTGAGCAGCCCGACGAACAACGCCACGGACGTCGATCCCCTCCTCGCGCTGGACTGGGGTGACCGCACGAGCGCCACGGGCTACGAGGTCCAGGTCGCCACGGACGAGGCCTTCTCCACCCTGGTGGCTTCGACCACGACGGCGGCCAGCCTCTGGGCGCCCCAGACGGCCCTGAACAGCAACACCACGTACTACTGGCGGGTGCGCTCGACCGATGTCTGCGGGCCCAGCGCCTTCAGCGGCGTGTCCAAGTTCACCACCGGCAATGTCTGCGTGCCGTCCCTCGCCACCTACGACACCACCCTGAAGGCCCCGGCCTGCGCGGCGGGCTGCGCCTGCGACACCGGACCCACGCTCATCAACGGCCGTGGAACCATGACGGGTGGCAACGAGACGAACCGGCCCAACACCCTCGGCGGCACGTGCGTCGATGGAAACAGCGGCACCTACCACTCGGATGAGAGCCTCGACCGCATGGCCATCAAGACCCTGGACGACGGCCCCTTCTACGCGGGCAAGCAGGTCGAACTCGCGGTGACGATCTGGTGCTACGGCACTTCGGACTTCCTGGACCTGTACTACACGACGAAGGCGGCCAAGCCGTCCTGGAACACGCTGGCCACGAACATCCAGGCCTGCACGGCCGCGGACGCGGGCAAGCCGAAGACGTTCATCCACCGGTTCCCCCTGCAGAAGACCGTGACGGGGCAGCAGGCCGTTCGCGCCCAGTTCCGGTACCAGAGCGCGGCGGGCACCTGCTCGACGGGCGGCTACAACGACCGTGACGACCTGATCTTCACGGTCTCGCCCCGCTAAGGGCGACCCCATCCTGCGCTCACCCGAGCGCAGGATTTCCTGAACGCAGCACCCAGAAGGGCCCCGGGGAAACCCGGGGCCTTTCTTCATTCTCGGGTCCCGAGGACATAGGCTGCGCGCCCGCCCCTCTCCTCCGGAGAAGCCATGAACGCAGCAGGGAAGCTCCAACGGGCCATCGGTGGCCTGCTTGTCCTGGCGATCCTCACCCCCGCATCACTGCGCGCACAGCCCACCGCCAAGCCGGTGCTCCACGGCAAACACTGGGTGGCCATCACGGGAAAACCGCTCGCCGCCACCGCTGGCGCCATGGTCTTCCAGAAGGGGGGCAACGCGGTGGACGCCGCGTGCGCGATGCTCGCCGCCACCGCCACCATGTGGGACGTGTTGAGCTGGGGGGGCGAGACCCAGGCCCTCATCTATGATCCACGCACCCGCAAGGTGGTGGGCATCAACGCCCTCGGAGTGGCGCCCACGGGGGCCACCGTGGCGTTCTTCCAACAGAAGAACATGCCATATCCCCCCGAGTACGGCCCCCTGGCCGCCGTCACCCCCGGCACCCCCGGGGGACTGATGGTGATGCTGGCGGAGTACGGAACGCTGTCGCTGAAGGATGTGCTGGGCCCTGCCCTCCAGATGGCGGACGAGGGCTATCCCATCGAGGCGCAGGCGGCCAACGGACTCGAGAAACACAAGGAGAAGCTCAAGCAGTGGCGCTACAGCCGAGAGGTGATGTTGCCCCACCTGGGAGAGGCACACGAAGCCCCTCAGCCGGGCGAGGTGTTCCGCCAGCCAGACCTCGCGGCCACGCTGAAAAAGCTCGTGGAGGCGGAGCAGCGAGCGCTGGCGGCGGGCAAGAACCGCAAGCAGGCCATCCAGGCCGCCTACGAGCGCTTCTACCGGGGAGACATTGCCCGCGAGTTCGTCCGCGGAGCCCAGGAAGAAGGCGGGCTCGTCACCCTGGAAGACCTGAGCCGTTGGAAGGTCCACATCGAGGAGCCCGTCAAGACGGACTACAAGGGCATCGAGGTCTACAAGCTCACCACGTGGGTGCAAGGCCCGGTGCTCCTCCAGGCGCTCAACATCCTGGAAGGCCAGGACCTGAAGGGGATGGGCTACAACAGCGCGCGCTACATCCACACCCTCTACCAGGCCATGAACCTGGCCTTCGCGGACCGGGACTTCTACTACGGCGATCCGTACTTCCCTCCGGAAGAGCCCATCCGGGGCCTCCTGTCGAAGGAGTATGCGAAGCAGCGGGCGAAGCTCATCTCGGGAGAGAAGAACGACCCGGACATCAAGCCGGGAGATCCCTACCCTTTTCAGGGAAGCACCAACCCCTACACGCAGCTGCTGACCCAATGGCCCCCCAAGCCTCCCGCCGCGCCAAGCGCTCCCCAGACGAGCATCGAGGACTTCGAGCGCACCTTCTACGCGGGGACGACCTCCATCCAGGCGGCGGACGAGAAAGGCTGGGTGGTGTCGATCACCCCCAGCGGAGGCTGGGTGCCCGCCGTCATCGCGGGCCGCACCGGAGTGGGCATGAGCCAGCGGATGCAGAGCTTCGTGATGAACGCAGAGGAGAGCCCCTTTAACGTGCTGGAGCCGGGCAAGCGCCCCCGGGCCACACTGACACCGAGCCTGGCGTTGAAGAACGGCAAGCCGTTCCTCTCCTTCGCCGTGCAAGGCGGCGACAGCCAGGACCAGAACCTGCTCCAGTTCTTTCTGAACGTGGTGGAGTTCGGGATGACCGTGCAGGAGGCGGTCGAGGCCGCCAACATCAACAGCTTTCAGATGCGCAACTCGTTCGGAGACCATGCCTCAAAGCCGGGCAAGCTGCTGTTGCACGAGCAGATGCCGCCCTGGGTGCGGGGAGAGCTCAAGCGCATGGGGTACGAAATGAGCTTCGAGCCACGGACCTCGGGGCCCATCAACGCCATCTCCATTGACTCGAAACACGGCACCTTCTGGGGCGGCTCCAGCCACTACGGAGAAGACTACGGCATCGCCTGGTAACCCTCCCGCCCGCACCGAACCCCTGACCCGTTGCTGCTCCGAACCTCGAGAGAGTCTGCTCCCATGCCCCGCTTCCTCATTCCCCTGATGCTGCTGGCACTCGTGAGCTCCGCGAGTGCCCAGGCCCCCAAGCAAACCCCGAAGCCCCCCGCGCACCATGGAGATCCGGCCGAGCGCGCGGAGTTCATCCGCACGCACTACACCAAGTACGAATACCTCATCCCCATGCGCGATGGCGTGCGGCTGTTCACGGCCCTCTACGTGCCCAACGACGCAAGCCCCAGCAAGCGCTACCCCATCCTGCTCCACCGCACGCCCTACTCGGTCGCCCCTTATGGCCAGGACCGGTACAAGAAGGCGCTGGGGAGCGCGGTGTCCTTCGAGAAGGAAGGCTTCATCTTCGCCTTTCAGGACGTGCGCGGCCAACACATGTCCGAGGGCGAATTCGTCAACATGCGTCCCCACCTGCCGACGAAGCGCGGGGCCAAGGACATCGACGAAAGCACCGATACCTACGACACCCTCCAGTGGATGGTGAAGAACGTTCCGAACCACAACGAGCGCGTGGGAATGTGGGGCGTCTCCTATCCGGGCTTCTACAGCTCGGCGGGAGCCATCGACTCTCACCCCGCCCTCAAGGCCGTGTCTCCCCAGGCGCCCATCGCCGACTGGTTCTGGGACGACATGCACCGGCACGGCGCCTTCAACCTGGTGCTGGCGTTCAACTTCTTTTCCTCCTTCGGCAAGCCGCGGCCACAGCCATCGGCCAGTGAA encodes the following:
- a CDS encoding glycosyltransferase family 39 protein, with the translated sequence MRPFLSSARQMCARHPLAVGLTATFLMSLLLRVLYLQASPDRTWPFSIFFYGDSRFFHLAALEHVRQQPLQATLPYHPPLFPWLLGTLYGLLGEPHGSALPYKLSLAVLNAATVALSWAWWRRLLGPAWSLLAAALFAASFGWLVLSTTYSNEVLYVFFLSATCGLVLHAREGMTGKTVVLLGAVMGLGALTRAEHLYLWPFLLAHGVFHRAPQAALKPLLLRWGAALLICLAVLVPSALRNARMLQELNAQSPELEPLPELTLVTAYGPINFAMANNAQATGGFTPDLINQLGQNGRLDASNPAQRHLLLHGYAEGLRWLAGHPVDAARLWAAKLDRWLEGLSLGFGLSDWPAGLHGSRAPVDVFVPERPWLHWPLALLVLAGGVMSLRTPYRAFSLCTAVVLHRLLVTLAFFGYTRGMLAVFPALIPLLLLPLIAVSHYRPGLSRKVPLILTAAMLFFWVEAGVLAFQEPRNFMASGSTDRASGKLIQDDWVRIWPQP
- a CDS encoding endopeptidase; the encoded protein is MRHVAKLTACCALLSAAASWAIVPPESGPGTLASKAFFKPELTLTISNVPLRELQPQMSTAGLRSWDAFFARNGREFNVYLDARTGTPTSIQGSIPLIPGDGVGNRVTLDGLRQRLGRTIKQVDAATVADLVVQFIADNQDAMAVDPLMLGEPRVTQITPHLWQVHIPQVVDGVPVRHSRVAATISHGNLILIGTEAWSTPQQLSVRPTVAPEQAIAFAGDRLGLLETPSVLWMQPTLEIVPQVRADAQRGQTFIGKVGQGYTYNLAWTYGFQHPGEMEHWKVTVDAQSGEVLAMEDDNHYLDSTIKGGVYPTTNVETCADNTVCGTIQPNSPMPWANTGFAAPDNFTDGAGVYNYSSGTVTTTLNGKYVKINDACGTPSFSSTTGNIDMGGETGDHDCVTDGGGTGNTASARSCFYEINKLKEQARGWLPTNTWLQGQLTANVNINNTCNAFWSPLEANVNFYRSGGGCRNTGEIGAVFDHEWGHGIDDFDANGTLSNSSEGYADIAAIYRLQTSCVGFGFFHTSDRGCGKTLDGSGYNQNEALTGAPWCNTNCSGVRDADWEKHVNKTPATPAEFTCTRCTASSGLCGKQVHCSAAPVRQAAWDFVARDLRAAPYNYDSNTAFMVANKIFYQGSGNVGTWHGCNCTAGTSDGCGATNGYMQWLAADDDNGTLADGTPHMTALYAAYNRHKIACETPAPVNSVCTTAPASAPTPTLTGGDGQVSLQWTPVNNASEYWVMKTEGFAGCDFGKAKIATVTGSSYVDSEVANGRAYCYSVVAASSNAACYSKSSTCTCVTPTCAAPSVPTLGAPDSGTTGVELAAVLDWADSASGAYDVQVATDTDFTTVVASATGVMTSQWAVSPSLNISTTYYWRVRASNSCGGVSDWSAPRSFTTRGCVTLQAPSLSSPTNNATDVDPLLALDWGDRTSATGYEVQVATDEAFSTLVASTTTAASLWAPQTALNSNTTYYWRVRSTDVCGPSAFSGVSKFTTGNVCVPSLATYDTTLKAPACAAGCACDTGPTLINGRGTMTGGNETNRPNTLGGTCVDGNSGTYHSDESLDRMAIKTLDDGPFYAGKQVELAVTIWCYGTSDFLDLYYTTKAAKPSWNTLATNIQACTAADAGKPKTFIHRFPLQKTVTGQQAVRAQFRYQSAAGTCSTGGYNDRDDLIFTVSPR
- a CDS encoding gamma-glutamyltransferase family protein; translated protein: MNAAGKLQRAIGGLLVLAILTPASLRAQPTAKPVLHGKHWVAITGKPLAATAGAMVFQKGGNAVDAACAMLAATATMWDVLSWGGETQALIYDPRTRKVVGINALGVAPTGATVAFFQQKNMPYPPEYGPLAAVTPGTPGGLMVMLAEYGTLSLKDVLGPALQMADEGYPIEAQAANGLEKHKEKLKQWRYSREVMLPHLGEAHEAPQPGEVFRQPDLAATLKKLVEAEQRALAAGKNRKQAIQAAYERFYRGDIAREFVRGAQEEGGLVTLEDLSRWKVHIEEPVKTDYKGIEVYKLTTWVQGPVLLQALNILEGQDLKGMGYNSARYIHTLYQAMNLAFADRDFYYGDPYFPPEEPIRGLLSKEYAKQRAKLISGEKNDPDIKPGDPYPFQGSTNPYTQLLTQWPPKPPAAPSAPQTSIEDFERTFYAGTTSIQAADEKGWVVSITPSGGWVPAVIAGRTGVGMSQRMQSFVMNAEESPFNVLEPGKRPRATLTPSLALKNGKPFLSFAVQGGDSQDQNLLQFFLNVVEFGMTVQEAVEAANINSFQMRNSFGDHASKPGKLLLHEQMPPWVRGELKRMGYEMSFEPRTSGPINAISIDSKHGTFWGGSSHYGEDYGIAW
- a CDS encoding FAD-binding oxidoreductase; this encodes MPSSIELFFTALREQLGAEAVDTNPETLARYGVNFLPCGPRPPSGVLFPDSTGQVQTMVRLANTHGVSLWPTSTGENRGLGLKSPVRPGQVIMELGRRMNRIVEIDETLAYAVVEPGVTYAQMYEELGRRGHTLMMDTTSGPPDGGILGNTLDKGAGYTPYFDHFGMSCGYEVVMPTGEVLRTSDGASPGAKTQYLSKYGYGPFMDGLFVQSNLGIVTRMGVWLMPRPPVIRAFFFTFPDDADFGDIIELIRPLKLNNAVPTLLKVTSDLYALGTEETYPFERTSGRTPLPDALRKELREKHGLGAWLVSGAFYGPTEEALQPMIERIKAHFLRSGRARYISHAEAEQSRILKIHIATFSGQPTRDELDLLRWRPGGGATWFLPATPMVGKIANEHQALSRRILAEHGFEFVTEYVCGPRMSRALHLILFNRQDAEERQRAGRCFRALLKAYSEAGYPISRAPIDAQEEAMARLEVLPDVLGRLKKALDPQGVIAPGKYGIS